In Sporichthya polymorpha DSM 43042, a genomic segment contains:
- a CDS encoding MFS transporter — translation MRKWLPLLTVCLGTFMLLIDVTVVNVALPDMVGDLDASFTSLQWVVDAYALTLAALVLGTGSIADLIGHRRMYIWGLTLFAVSSLVCGLAPNVETLIAARAVQGLGGAAMFATTFALINSNYSGRDRGTAFGMWGAVAGAAAAVGPIVGGVLTEGVSWRWIFFVNIPLSAVAIVLCLTRLSDATERRQAGVDVPGIVTFTACISALVYALIRANEHSWSDALVWWLLAAAAVLLVVFVLVERASPSAMLDLALFRRASFVGIMICALLLTFSAFSAFTYTSIWLQSVLGLSPIEAGLTSLPMSAMAFGVSAIFGRFLHGRRVGLAIAYGLLFIGGGGIVGALMVHGDAGWEALIPGYFVIGVGVGLATPTVGSAAMAAVPLQRGGMAGGAVNTARQLGFALGIAALGSVFSARAAEVFRDLGVGSVDTGEAGRAVAGGRSGELLAADPMLSDAVHAAAVEGVQWTLGVAGVIGLVAGVLALILIRPAKDGPPAGPPGGRPAAAVPAPEPPAPAPGAPPEPRRVVGGMRPAEPVPVGQFHRASDGD, via the coding sequence GTGCGTAAGTGGCTGCCCCTGCTGACGGTGTGTCTGGGCACGTTCATGCTGCTCATCGACGTCACCGTCGTGAACGTCGCGCTGCCGGACATGGTCGGGGACCTCGACGCGTCCTTCACCTCGCTGCAGTGGGTCGTCGACGCCTACGCGCTGACCCTCGCGGCGCTGGTGCTGGGCACCGGGTCGATCGCGGACCTCATCGGCCACCGGCGGATGTACATCTGGGGCCTGACGCTGTTCGCGGTCTCGTCGCTGGTGTGCGGGCTCGCGCCGAACGTCGAGACGCTGATCGCCGCGCGGGCCGTGCAGGGCCTCGGCGGCGCGGCGATGTTCGCGACCACGTTCGCGCTGATCAACAGCAACTACTCCGGCCGGGACCGCGGCACGGCCTTCGGCATGTGGGGCGCGGTCGCCGGCGCGGCCGCGGCGGTCGGGCCGATCGTCGGCGGCGTCCTCACCGAGGGCGTCTCCTGGCGCTGGATCTTCTTCGTCAACATCCCACTCAGTGCGGTCGCGATCGTCCTGTGCCTGACGCGGCTCTCCGACGCGACCGAGCGCCGGCAGGCCGGGGTGGACGTCCCCGGCATCGTCACCTTCACGGCGTGCATCTCGGCGCTGGTGTACGCGCTGATCCGCGCCAACGAGCACAGCTGGTCGGACGCGCTGGTGTGGTGGCTGCTGGCCGCCGCGGCGGTGCTGCTCGTCGTCTTCGTCCTGGTCGAGCGCGCCTCCCCGAGCGCGATGCTCGACCTCGCCCTGTTCCGGCGGGCCTCGTTCGTCGGGATCATGATCTGCGCGCTGCTGCTGACGTTCAGCGCGTTCTCGGCCTTCACCTACACCTCGATCTGGCTGCAGTCCGTCCTCGGGCTGAGCCCGATCGAGGCCGGTCTGACCAGCCTGCCGATGTCGGCGATGGCCTTCGGCGTCTCGGCGATCTTCGGCCGATTCCTGCACGGGCGGCGGGTCGGGCTGGCGATCGCCTACGGGCTGCTGTTCATCGGTGGCGGCGGCATCGTCGGCGCACTGATGGTCCACGGCGACGCGGGCTGGGAGGCGCTGATCCCGGGCTACTTCGTCATCGGTGTCGGCGTCGGGCTCGCGACCCCGACGGTCGGGTCGGCCGCGATGGCGGCGGTGCCGCTGCAGCGCGGCGGTATGGCCGGCGGTGCCGTCAACACCGCCCGGCAGCTCGGCTTCGCCCTCGGCATCGCGGCCCTGGGGTCGGTCTTCTCGGCCCGGGCCGCGGAGGTGTTCCGGGACCTGGGGGTCGGCAGCGTCGACACCGGCGAGGCCGGCCGCGCGGTCGCGGGTGGCCGCTCGGGTGAACTCCTCGCCGCCGACCCGATGCTGTCCGACGCCGTCCACGCCGCCGCGGTCGAGGGCGTCCAGTGGACGCTCGGCGTCGCCGGCGTCATCGGGCTCGTGGCCGGCGTCCTCGCGTTGATCCTGATCCGCCCGGCGAAGGACGGCCCGCCCGCCGGTCCGCCCGGCGGTCGACCCGCGGCCGCGGTGCCGGCCCCGGAGCCCCCGGCCCCGGCCCCGGGCGCGCCCCCGGAGCCGCGCCGCGTCGTCGGCGGGATGCGCCCGGCCGAGCCGGTGCCCGTCGGGCAGTTCCACCGCGCCTCCGACGGCGACTGA